The following proteins are co-located in the Atribacterota bacterium genome:
- a CDS encoding ATP-binding protein — protein sequence MKDIAVEVESIIAKIRLVSSEKGVIVAFSGGLDSTVVLFLTRQALGQERVMAVNVDFGLFTYDSARQNVNELCAEMQVKLERISGELYQRQTMKGGPDCNLCTRKIKLGLIKAYTSHKLVFTGSNQSDSWGKYGTDFSAGYYAPLFHYSKGEIGKIADYLNLKIKRIGENVFREGCKLKHLLKPLINLSYHGQAVSLANEILLQQIRELNLNTEIANVKVIGPLNKNIALINIFPLPANDRHLKIIYNNIAGVKEIDSCSIVNQPLQLTIKADKGQFNNLRSRYWIEQGRLQPEFASPLKFRWLLTTNSRLKTFQVVDYNYIKDNDSYIVKKR from the coding sequence TTGAAAGATATAGCAGTTGAAGTGGAGAGTATAATTGCAAAAATCAGGCTAGTTAGCTCCGAGAAAGGAGTTATTGTTGCTTTTTCCGGGGGTTTGGATAGCACTGTAGTACTTTTTTTAACCAGACAGGCTCTGGGACAAGAAAGGGTAATGGCCGTTAATGTAGATTTTGGATTATTCACTTATGATTCAGCGCGTCAGAACGTAAATGAGCTATGTGCAGAAATGCAGGTAAAATTAGAGAGGATTTCTGGAGAGCTCTATCAAAGGCAAACGATGAAAGGCGGACCGGACTGTAATTTATGTACCAGAAAAATAAAATTAGGTTTAATAAAAGCCTATACCAGCCATAAACTTGTTTTTACCGGTTCCAATCAGAGCGATAGCTGGGGAAAATATGGCACAGATTTTTCTGCTGGTTATTATGCCCCTTTGTTTCACTATTCCAAAGGGGAAATAGGAAAGATAGCGGATTATTTAAACCTGAAGATTAAACGAATTGGAGAAAATGTTTTTCGAGAAGGCTGTAAATTAAAACATTTACTCAAACCTCTGATTAATCTTTCCTATCATGGACAAGCAGTCAGTTTAGCCAATGAAATTTTATTGCAGCAAATAAGAGAATTAAACCTTAATACCGAAATAGCCAATGTAAAGGTAATTGGTCCTTTAAATAAAAATATTGCCCTTATCAATATTTTTCCTCTCCCGGCTAACGACAGGCATTTAAAAATAATTTATAATAATATTGCTGGTGTTAAGGAGATTGATAGTTGTTCTATTGTTAATCAACCATTGCAACTAACCATCAAGGCAGACAAGGGTCAATTCAATAACTTACGTTCACGTTACTGGATTGAGCAGGGCAGGTTACAGCCTGAATTTGCCTCTCCGCTCAAATTTAGATGGTTATTGACTACTAACAGCAGGTTGAAAACATTTCAGGTTGTTGATTATAATTATATAAAGGATAATGATAGCTATATCGTAAAAAAGAGGTAA
- a CDS encoding DUF2148 domain-containing protein: MNKELGFVNPEEVLKNAVELMALSARTAPKAAGKDFVVIKVISGDEVIRLGEAMIHYGIEQNKRNFDRDGENVKNSPVVLLIGLKDSQTLGLDCGACGFDQCSKCQTHKGPEFDGPQCALHILDMGIAIGSAVKAAAILGIDNRIMYRIGVVAKKAGFIEASFVMGIPFSVTGKNIYFDR, translated from the coding sequence ATGAATAAAGAATTAGGTTTTGTCAATCCAGAAGAAGTATTAAAAAATGCGGTGGAATTGATGGCTTTATCAGCCCGAACAGCACCGAAGGCTGCAGGCAAGGATTTTGTGGTAATTAAGGTAATCAGTGGAGATGAAGTAATCAGGCTGGGAGAGGCAATGATTCATTATGGTATAGAGCAAAACAAGCGCAATTTTGATCGTGATGGTGAAAATGTGAAAAATTCTCCCGTAGTGTTATTGATTGGCTTAAAAGATTCCCAGACCTTGGGATTGGATTGCGGGGCTTGTGGATTTGACCAGTGTTCCAAATGCCAGACCCATAAAGGACCGGAATTTGATGGTCCTCAGTGTGCTTTACATATTTTAGATATGGGCATTGCTATTGGTTCAGCAGTAAAGGCGGCCGCTATCCTGGGAATTGACAATAGAATCATGTATCGGATAGGAGTGGTTGCCAAGAAGGCTGGTTTTATTGAAGCCAGTTTTGTGATGGGTATTCCATTTTCCGTAACCGGTAAAAATATTTATTTTGACCGATAG
- a CDS encoding Do family serine endopeptidase: MLKNSLIKKQKIYFTIVILTFMLMLTSNMAVFAVEDQLTIQSLSGDIAEIAERVGPAVVNIDVMRYVETSPFRFRDPVFEWFFEQREEFRRRIPQKGAGSGFIVDKEGYVLTNEHVVSGAEEIKVTLSDGREFKGKVVGSDVTTDMAIVKIDANNLPVVELGDSDELRVGEIVIAIGNPYGLEKTVTMGVVSAKGRNISAGTDGHEYSNLIQTDTAINPGNSGGPLLNTKGEVVGINTAIIPYAQGIGFAIPVNIAQRNLDDLITLGKVRRAWLGVYIQEVTPEIAEQFNLDKAEGVLIADVIVGGPAEESGLSRGDIILSVNDQIVNTPQELQDTIRALQIGDKATLQVKRDGKEVSFVVKIGEMPADETITTKEKVFTEQTGIKVEEVTPEIAREAGLPRVTGLVITDVIPGSSADDMGLRSDDIILEANRNEVSTIEDWEDIINKLTPGDTLLLLIFRNNRTYYVPLKIVELE; the protein is encoded by the coding sequence ATGTTAAAAAATAGTTTGATAAAAAAACAAAAGATATATTTTACTATAGTAATACTTACCTTTATGCTCATGTTGACTTCAAATATGGCAGTTTTTGCGGTTGAAGATCAACTGACTATTCAATCGCTCAGTGGTGACATTGCCGAGATTGCGGAAAGGGTAGGACCGGCAGTGGTAAACATTGATGTGATGCGCTATGTAGAAACTTCACCATTTCGTTTTAGAGATCCTGTCTTTGAGTGGTTTTTTGAACAGCGTGAAGAATTTAGAAGAAGAATTCCCCAGAAAGGAGCCGGATCAGGCTTTATTGTTGACAAAGAGGGATATGTTCTAACCAATGAACATGTAGTAAGTGGAGCAGAAGAAATCAAGGTAACCTTATCTGATGGACGAGAATTCAAAGGAAAGGTTGTAGGCTCGGATGTTACCACCGATATGGCCATAGTCAAAATTGATGCCAATAACCTGCCCGTGGTTGAATTGGGAGACTCCGATGAATTAAGAGTGGGTGAGATAGTAATTGCCATTGGTAATCCTTATGGTTTAGAAAAAACGGTAACTATGGGTGTGGTCAGTGCCAAAGGTAGAAATATTTCAGCTGGGACAGATGGTCATGAATATAGTAATCTGATTCAGACTGATACCGCCATAAACCCGGGAAACAGTGGCGGCCCTCTTTTAAATACCAAAGGGGAAGTGGTAGGAATTAATACTGCCATAATTCCCTATGCCCAGGGCATTGGATTTGCCATCCCGGTTAATATTGCTCAAAGAAATCTTGATGATTTGATTACCCTGGGAAAGGTTAGGAGAGCCTGGCTGGGTGTATACATCCAGGAAGTAACTCCTGAGATAGCAGAACAATTCAATCTGGATAAGGCGGAAGGAGTACTGATTGCCGATGTTATTGTCGGTGGTCCTGCTGAGGAATCCGGACTTTCTCGGGGTGACATAATATTATCAGTAAATGACCAGATAGTAAATACACCTCAGGAGTTGCAGGATACCATTCGTGCTTTACAAATTGGTGATAAAGCTACCTTGCAAGTGAAGCGGGACGGAAAAGAGGTTTCTTTTGTAGTGAAAATCGGAGAAATGCCTGCTGATGAAACTATAACCACCAAAGAGAAGGTGTTTACAGAACAGACTGGTATTAAAGTGGAAGAAGTAACCCCGGAAATTGCCCGTGAAGCTGGTTTACCAAGGGTAACCGGCTTGGTTATTACTGATGTTATTCCGGGAAGCTCTGCTGATGATATGGGTTTAAGAAGTGATGATATTATTCTGGAGGCAAACAGGAATGAGGTATCCACCATTGAGGATTGGGAAGATATCATAAATAAATTAACTCCTGGAGATACCTTGCTTCTGCTGATTTTCAGAAATAATCGCACCTATTATGTTCCCCTTAAGATAGTTGAACTGGAATAG
- a CDS encoding ATP-binding protein — MASNRDGRRIYTRNSAYTVLILVLLFTLVLGYISYYELQREKNYLLELARSEGLNIAFSIQTLGSEFIVNRNILIEVLNLFQKEGITFIDIVDSNGLVRMSTDELRMNERVEIQHPGRVNYFQIRDQENRRFLQIIKPFDFGDHFASDLFGYLFLRDKYLSIGINLEDYYLRYNQIKQRIILNYLVILLISLLGIFMIFRQQENIIVKRTLRNMRDYTTKLLETMDSGVISVNQHHIIQTINKKSEEIFQVKREAVLNRDAEEVLPLQVRGKSVYQLGLQEGRKIEEEVELEIGGNVRKILEINTSFLEGEQDQAGGMVILVRDITRLKRLSEEINRNKRLASLGHIASAIAHEIRNPLSSIRGLTQFLFQSYPEDDERKGDLKVIIKEVDRLNQLINQVLDFSRPKKLNISCFALGDMLKELVHLLKLESREKEIQFQLALDCPRQNIFADKDQIRQALMNIILNSIQAVSRQGKIVISLQLSHYQDQEAVLISIKDDGVGMAEAELSHIFDPFFTTRSQGTGLGLSIAYNIIEMHQGTITVQSEKGKGTEVRIFIPSGGKKEIE; from the coding sequence ATGGCATCTAACAGAGATGGAAGAAGAATATATACCAGAAATAGTGCCTATACTGTTTTGATATTAGTCCTTTTATTTACCCTGGTGCTTGGTTATATCAGTTATTACGAATTGCAGAGAGAAAAGAACTATTTACTGGAATTAGCCCGCTCAGAAGGACTAAATATTGCCTTTTCCATTCAGACTTTAGGTTCTGAATTCATTGTCAACAGGAACATTTTAATAGAAGTGCTCAATCTTTTTCAAAAAGAGGGTATTACCTTTATTGATATTGTAGACAGCAATGGTCTGGTGCGAATGAGCACCGATGAGCTAAGGATGAATGAGAGGGTGGAGATTCAGCATCCGGGCAGAGTAAATTATTTCCAAATCCGTGACCAGGAAAACAGAAGATTTCTTCAGATTATTAAGCCCTTTGATTTTGGTGATCATTTTGCCTCTGATTTATTCGGGTATCTTTTTTTACGTGATAAATATCTATCGATTGGCATAAATTTAGAAGATTATTATCTGCGTTACAATCAGATTAAACAAAGGATTATTCTGAATTATCTGGTTATTCTGCTTATTTCTCTGCTGGGTATCTTTATGATTTTTCGTCAGCAGGAGAATATTATAGTAAAAAGGACTCTCCGTAATATGAGAGATTATACCACTAAACTATTAGAAACCATGGATAGTGGAGTAATATCGGTTAACCAGCACCATATTATCCAGACTATCAATAAGAAGAGTGAAGAGATTTTTCAGGTGAAAAGAGAAGCGGTCTTAAACAGAGATGCCGAAGAAGTGCTTCCTCTTCAGGTTAGGGGTAAATCTGTCTATCAGCTGGGATTGCAGGAAGGAAGGAAAATTGAAGAAGAAGTTGAATTGGAAATCGGAGGTAATGTGCGCAAAATTTTAGAAATCAATACCTCTTTTCTGGAGGGTGAACAGGACCAGGCAGGAGGAATGGTAATTCTGGTAAGAGATATTACTAGACTGAAAAGATTGTCAGAGGAGATAAACAGGAATAAAAGATTAGCTTCTCTGGGACACATTGCCAGCGCTATTGCTCATGAGATAAGGAATCCCCTGAGCTCTATTCGAGGCTTGACCCAATTTCTTTTTCAATCCTATCCCGAGGATGATGAACGAAAGGGTGATTTAAAGGTAATTATCAAGGAAGTAGACCGGCTAAATCAATTGATTAACCAGGTGCTTGATTTTTCCAGACCTAAAAAATTAAATATCAGCTGTTTTGCTTTAGGAGATATGCTGAAAGAATTAGTTCATCTGTTAAAATTGGAAAGCAGGGAAAAGGAGATTCAATTTCAGCTGGCTCTGGATTGTCCCCGGCAAAATATTTTTGCCGATAAAGACCAAATTAGACAGGCCTTAATGAATATTATTCTAAACTCTATTCAGGCAGTTTCCCGACAGGGAAAGATTGTCATTTCCTTGCAATTATCTCATTATCAGGATCAGGAGGCAGTGCTAATTTCCATTAAGGATGATGGGGTAGGGATGGCAGAGGCAGAACTATCCCATATATTTGATCCGTTTTTTACTACTCGAAGTCAGGGCACTGGCTTAGGCCTCTCCATTGCCTATAATATAATTGAGATGCATCAGGGTACCATTACCGTACAATCAGAGAAAGGAAAAGGCACTGAAGTAAGAATATTTATTCCATCAGGGGGGAAGAAAGAGATTGAATAG
- a CDS encoding sigma-54 dependent transcriptional regulator: MNRIMVVDDEESIRMMLQRVLSGQQYEIDEAANGAEALAKVQKEKYRIILLDLRMPEMNGLQVIEKMKEMDINTPIIMMSAYGTVPEAVEAMKLGAMDYLVKPFDLDELKMTLERIIRQDEIKNENQYFREEEDRRFNFKEIVGQSSAMKRVLEMVKKVAPLPTTVMITGESGTGKELIARAIHKNSPRQDKPFVVANCVAFSPNILESELFGHEKGAFTGATSRRIGRFEIAHGGTLFLDEIGEVNVATQAKLLRVVQEKEFERVGSSTSIKIDTRIVAATNKDLEREVKENRFREDLFYRLNVFHIDVPPLRERKEDIPLLLQHFIKKYNQILNKRIAHISPEGISLLMDYSFPGNVRELENIMERATIMCNSNMIDKELLFFLEQKNTSHHAETLKEMEKELIKKSLIQNKGNRTRTAQALGISRRNLIFKLKEYQIDIKPEK; the protein is encoded by the coding sequence TTGAATAGAATTATGGTTGTTGATGATGAGGAAAGCATTAGAATGATGCTCCAGAGGGTGCTTTCTGGCCAGCAATATGAGATTGATGAGGCGGCAAATGGTGCAGAAGCACTGGCAAAGGTACAGAAGGAAAAATACAGGATTATCCTGCTGGACTTAAGGATGCCGGAAATGAACGGGCTACAAGTAATTGAAAAGATGAAAGAAATGGATATTAATACACCCATAATTATGATGTCTGCATATGGCACTGTACCGGAGGCTGTAGAGGCCATGAAATTAGGAGCAATGGATTATCTGGTCAAGCCCTTTGATTTAGATGAATTAAAAATGACTCTGGAGCGCATTATCAGACAGGATGAAATAAAGAATGAAAATCAATATTTTCGGGAGGAAGAAGACAGAAGATTTAATTTCAAGGAGATTGTGGGACAGAGCTCAGCAATGAAGAGGGTATTGGAGATGGTTAAGAAGGTTGCTCCTCTCCCCACTACAGTAATGATTACCGGAGAGAGCGGTACCGGAAAAGAACTGATTGCCCGTGCCATTCATAAGAATAGTCCCCGTCAAGACAAACCGTTTGTGGTGGCCAACTGTGTAGCCTTTTCCCCCAATATACTGGAAAGCGAACTTTTCGGTCATGAAAAGGGAGCTTTTACCGGTGCCACCTCCAGAAGAATAGGTCGATTTGAGATTGCCCATGGTGGGACCCTCTTTCTGGACGAAATAGGAGAAGTAAATGTCGCTACGCAAGCCAAATTATTAAGGGTAGTTCAGGAAAAGGAATTTGAAAGAGTGGGAAGTTCTACCAGTATCAAGATTGATACCAGAATTGTAGCTGCTACCAATAAGGATTTGGAGAGAGAGGTTAAGGAAAATAGATTCCGGGAAGACCTTTTTTATCGGCTTAATGTCTTCCATATTGATGTCCCTCCCCTAAGGGAAAGAAAAGAGGATATTCCCCTCCTGCTGCAGCATTTTATAAAAAAATATAATCAAATTTTAAATAAACGCATTGCCCATATCTCCCCGGAAGGAATATCTTTATTGATGGACTATTCCTTTCCCGGAAATGTGAGAGAACTGGAAAATATCATGGAAAGAGCAACCATAATGTGTAATAGTAATATGATAGATAAAGAATTGCTATTCTTTTTAGAGCAGAAAAATACCAGTCATCATGCCGAAACCTTAAAAGAAATGGAAAAGGAATTAATCAAAAAAAGCCTTATTCAAAATAAAGGCAACAGAACCAGAACTGCACAGGCTCTGGGTATTAGCAGGAGAAATCTAATTTTTAAGTTAAAGGAATATCAAATAGATATTAAACCGGAAAAATAA
- a CDS encoding type III pantothenate kinase, with translation MLLLIDVGNTHTTIGIYEGDKIKNHWRISTDLRKTEDEFAMLFKNLLAEQALTFSDIKAVAISCVVPPLIWILNKMSREYCHVNPLLVNSKINLNIKIKTDYPEEVGADRIVNAVAVFALYGAPAIIIDFGTATTFCALDKEGNYIGGAIAPGLGLSSNALFEKTSKLPKVELKKCEQAIGHNTIQAIQSGVYLGHLGLTRELIDRFKKELKGKPMVIATGGYAELIGKSTSLFDRIDPLLTLEGLKIIYHLNI, from the coding sequence ATGTTATTATTAATTGATGTTGGGAATACCCATACCACTATTGGTATCTATGAAGGTGATAAAATAAAGAATCACTGGCGTATATCTACTGATTTAAGAAAGACTGAAGATGAATTTGCCATGCTTTTTAAAAATTTACTGGCAGAACAGGCACTGACCTTTAGTGATATAAAGGCAGTGGCAATATCTTGTGTAGTTCCTCCTTTAATCTGGATCTTAAATAAGATGTCCCGGGAATATTGCCATGTTAATCCACTTTTGGTCAACTCAAAAATTAACCTGAATATCAAAATAAAGACTGATTATCCCGAGGAGGTTGGTGCCGACAGAATAGTAAATGCCGTAGCAGTATTTGCGCTCTATGGAGCCCCTGCCATTATTATTGATTTTGGAACTGCTACTACTTTCTGTGCCCTGGATAAAGAAGGAAATTACATTGGAGGTGCCATAGCACCTGGTCTGGGATTATCCAGCAATGCCTTGTTTGAAAAAACCTCTAAACTGCCTAAGGTGGAATTGAAAAAATGTGAACAAGCTATTGGTCACAATACCATACAGGCAATTCAGTCTGGTGTTTACCTTGGACATCTGGGATTAACCAGAGAATTAATCGATCGTTTTAAGAAGGAATTAAAGGGAAAACCTATGGTTATTGCTACCGGGGGATATGCTGAATTGATAGGCAAAAGCACTTCTCTATTTGACAGAATTGATCCATTGCTTACCCTAGAAGGTCTGAAGATAATCTATCATCTGAATATTTAA
- the guaB gene encoding IMP dehydrogenase has translation MWENKLIKEDGLTFDDVLLVPQNSKLIPKEIYLHTSLSRNITLNIPLVSAAMDRVTESSLAIALAREGGIGIIHKNMSIQEQVREIDRVKRSESGIIVEPIALTEDKKVKDALALMQHYHISGIPIVNHNKKLVGILTNRDIRFLEDVEIQISEVMTREPLITGKVGTTLEEAKKILYQNRIEKLPLIDENYILKGLITIKDIEKVRQYPNACKDANGRLRVGAAVGVSSDTFRRVEAILQAHADVVAVDTAHADSERVLNIIREIKKRFDIELIGGNVATYEGAKRLIAAGVDAIKVGIGPGSICTTRIVTGVGVPQIYAIKECSRACREKNIPLIADGGIRYSGDICKALAVGADSIMVGSLFAGTEESPGEVVLYKGRSYKEYRGMGSIGAMKEGSRDRYFQEDNESSKLVPEGIEGRVPYKGPLSSCVYQLMGGLKAGMSYCGAANIKELQEKSRLIKITNAALRESHPHDIIITKEAPNYEIE, from the coding sequence ATGTGGGAAAATAAGTTAATTAAAGAAGATGGATTGACCTTCGATGATGTCTTGCTGGTTCCTCAAAATTCTAAATTAATTCCCAAAGAAATTTATTTACATACCTCATTATCCCGGAATATTACCCTGAACATTCCCTTGGTAAGTGCCGCTATGGATAGGGTAACCGAGTCAAGCCTGGCCATTGCTCTGGCTCGGGAAGGAGGCATCGGAATAATTCATAAAAATATGTCTATCCAGGAACAGGTGCGGGAAATTGACCGGGTAAAGCGCTCAGAAAGCGGAATAATTGTGGAACCGATAGCTTTAACAGAAGATAAAAAGGTCAAAGATGCCTTAGCCTTAATGCAACACTATCATATTTCTGGCATTCCGATAGTAAATCATAATAAAAAATTAGTAGGTATCTTAACCAATAGAGACATCCGTTTTTTAGAAGATGTGGAAATACAAATCAGCGAGGTAATGACCAGAGAACCTTTAATTACCGGTAAAGTAGGAACAACCCTGGAAGAGGCAAAGAAGATACTGTACCAGAACCGCATAGAGAAGCTGCCCCTGATAGATGAAAACTATATCTTAAAGGGCTTGATTACCATTAAAGATATTGAGAAAGTCAGACAGTACCCTAATGCCTGTAAAGATGCCAATGGCCGTTTAAGAGTTGGTGCAGCAGTAGGCGTTTCTTCTGATACCTTTCGGCGAGTGGAAGCAATCCTTCAGGCTCATGCTGATGTAGTGGCAGTAGATACTGCTCATGCCGATTCGGAGAGAGTGCTCAATATTATCAGGGAAATAAAGAAAAGATTTGATATAGAATTGATTGGCGGAAATGTAGCGACCTATGAAGGTGCCAAGAGATTAATTGCAGCCGGTGTGGATGCCATTAAAGTAGGTATAGGACCCGGCTCTATCTGTACTACCAGAATAGTAACAGGAGTGGGAGTGCCGCAAATTTACGCTATTAAAGAGTGCTCCAGAGCCTGTCGAGAAAAGAATATTCCCCTCATTGCCGATGGTGGGATTCGTTATTCCGGTGATATTTGTAAAGCCCTGGCTGTTGGTGCTGATTCCATAATGGTTGGCAGTCTTTTTGCCGGTACCGAGGAAAGCCCGGGAGAGGTAGTGCTTTATAAAGGCAGAAGTTATAAAGAGTATAGAGGAATGGGCTCTATAGGCGCGATGAAAGAAGGGAGTCGAGACCGTTATTTCCAGGAAGATAATGAGAGTAGCAAGCTGGTTCCTGAAGGAATCGAAGGAAGGGTCCCCTACAAAGGCCCACTATCCAGTTGTGTTTATCAATTAATGGGTGGATTGAAAGCCGGAATGTCTTACTGTGGTGCAGCAAACATCAAAGAACTGCAGGAAAAAAGCCGCTTAATCAAAATTACCAATGCTGCTTTAAGAGAAAGCCATCCCCATGATATTATTATCACCAAAGAAGCTCCCAACTATGAAATTGAATAG